A single window of Crassostrea angulata isolate pt1a10 chromosome 8, ASM2561291v2, whole genome shotgun sequence DNA harbors:
- the LOC128159706 gene encoding uncharacterized protein LOC128159706 yields MDPHSSAQDVHRCDLCETAIVHSYCDFCHVNLCKPCVVDHISDGYHKHVIVPFNERRSTLIYPKCDMHPQKSCKFQCKDCNNSFVCSSCMASKKHKGHNFVDVTEVYKTMKDDIKKDTKELENHISPTYEEIARDLENQLANLDGGYEKLTTTMSKQGEQWHREIDIVINKIITEISEIKVKHRDILKKHLNEIKQIQSLIKQTFLALRKIEKSTEVSPAIEYKSKIREFSKLPPKVMITLPTFIPKPIDRENLYSLFGQITPLSTATEQNVLLMNQPNTSVRELLDEPKLVATIQTGQERLRNITCLNEDKIWTSGETNNIKCFNIKGLLLQTIKQKSGNFPNDIAVDSNGDLLYSNWQTRTVYKVKNERTEELTRLQGWKPSKLCVTSTGDLLVTMYSDDKTKSKVVRYTGSTEKQTIQFDDDGKPLYSGNSKIKYITENRNHDICVADFGASAVVVVNKDGKLRWRYTGHPSVTKNQPFESYGITTDSQGQILTVDSYNQCIHILDQNGQFLRYIDNCDLEYPFGVCVDNNDNLFVCEYSRGIVKKIKYLK; encoded by the coding sequence ATGGATCCCCATTCTAGTGCCCAGGATGTACAccgatgtgacctttgtgagaccgccatagtacacagctactgtgacttttgtcatgtCAACCTCTGCAAACCCTGTGTAGTAGATCATATCTCAGATGGATATCATAAACATGTAATAGTCCCTTTCAACGAACGAAGatcaaccctcatttatccgaAATGTGATATGCATCCACAAAAAAGTTGTAAATTTCAGTGCAAAGATTGCAACAATAGTTTTGTCTGTTCTTCTTGTATGGCATCAAAAAAGCACAAAGGACATAACTTTGTAGATGTTACAGAAGTTTACAAGACAATGAAAgatgatattaaaaaagatacaaaagagttagaaaatcatatttcccctaCATATGAAGAAATTGCACGCGATTTAGAAAATCAGCTTGCCAACCTGGATGGAGGATATGAGAAACTTACAACAACAATGTCCAAACAAGGGGAGCAATGGCATAGAGAAATCGACATCGTTATCAACAAAATTATAACCGAAATTAGCGAGATAAAGGTGAAACACAGAGACATTTTAAAGAAACACttgaatgaaattaaacagATACAGTCtctcataaaacaaacatttctggCCCTGAGGAAAATTGAGAAATCCACGGAAGTATCTCCAGCCATTGAATACAAGTCAAAGATCAGAGAGTTCAGCAAGCTTCCACCCAAAGTTATGATTACACTGCCAACATTCATTCCAAAACCAATAGATCGTGAGAATCTGTATAGCTTGTTTGGACAGATCACCCCATTATCTACTGCTACAGAGCAAAATGTCTTGTTAATGAACCAACCTAACACTTCAGTCAGAGAACTACTAGATGAACCAAAGCTTGTTGCCACTATACAAACTGGGCAAGAGAGACTACGTAATATTACCTGTCTGAATGAAGATAAGATATGGACGAGTGGAGAGACAAATAACATCAAATGCTTCAACATTAAAGGTTTACTCCTCCAGACAATCAAACAAAAATCAGGTAATTTCCCCAATGATATAGCTGTAGACAGTAATGGGGATCTACTGTACTCTAACTGGCAAACAAGGACCGTGtataaagtaaaaaatgaaCGGACAGAAGAGTTGACAAGATTACAGGGATGGAAGCCTAGTAAACTGTGTGTCACCTCTACTGGTGATCTCCTGGTTACCATGTATAGTGATGATAAAACCAAATCCAAAGTTGTCCGTTACACGGGATCAacagagaaacaaacaattcaatttgatgatGATGGTAAACCTCTGTACTCGGGGAATAGTAAGATTAAATACATCACAgagaacagaaaccatgacatctgtgtagctgactTCGGGGCtagtgcagtagtggtggttaaTAAGGACGGGAAACTCAGATGGAGGTACACTGGTCATCCCTCAGTTACCAAGAACCAACCATTCGAATCCTAtggtatcacaacagacagccagggtcaaATCCTGACAGTAGACAGTTACAACCAGTGTATCCACATTCTGGAccagaatggacagtttctccgttacattgataactgtgatctGGAATATCCTTTTGGTGTATGTGTGGACAATAATGACAATCTGTTTGTGTGTGAGTATTCCAGAGGCattgtaaagaaaatcaaatatttaaagtag
- the LOC128159877 gene encoding uncharacterized protein LOC128159877: protein MRLHCFGSMAAESNFKIVKKIRLDVSDDDAEKTCPLAAQFDIHIFEVPCRLCHWRKQHIEYLGIKTSFQFDKTPFDFITSPIPCTGEIGIRVLAYDVERMIRREKENKEKVSLILEFVKRSGFLDIIQNLYYKSFEDLNTDSVMKLHSYKDHGFVPKGLPSNLDEWFRRFDTYGKSFMYVLSRLVENVTQGIPNREVHFQHLFDTLVKMFGMQSGLSFEPCPSVQSLKIGNIEVQGSHDILYTHHRINESERKVEKPRIIAVCKVSRHKPMPPCRIEITSSSKTRGKSAETEQIPSSSTASENGHCPIIEQLSEEMIGQHCGELLLKYSQSIGHGSIFGIVVQQTQVTLTELRMTETQYQNIKAGNFTHCELDKPSFMYTRPYNFMKMEDLEKLVEPFIMFGLEP, encoded by the exons ATGCGACTGCATTGTTTTGGAAGTATGGCGGCTGAATCCAATTTCAAGATTGTAAAGAAAATTCGTTTGGATGTGAGCGACGATGACGCCGAAAAGACTTGCCCATTAGCTGCACAGTTCGACATACATATTTTTGAGGTTCCATGCAGACTGTGTCACTGGAGGAAACAACATATTGAGTACCTGGGCATCAAAACTTCGTTTCAGTTTGACAAAAcaccatttgattttataacaAGTCCCATACCTTGCACTGGAGAAATTGGTATTCGTGTCCTTGCGTATGATGTTGAAAGAATGATAAGACGCGAAAAGGAGAACAAGGAAAAAGTTTCACTGATCTTGGAGTTTGTGAAAAGGAGTGGATTTTTGGACATTATTCAAAATCTGTATTACAAATCATTCGAAGATTTGAACACTGATTCTGTTATGAAGTTACACTCGTATAAAGATCATGGTTTTGTCCCAAAAGGTCTCCCTAGCAATTTAGACGAATGGTTTCGAAG GTTTGACACCTATGGGAAAAGTTTTATGTATGTATTGTCAAGATTGGTGGAAAATGTAACGCAAGGCATCCCAAACAGAGAAGTCCATTTTCAGCATCTGTTCGATACTTTAGTTAAGATGTTTGGAATGCAGAGTGGACTCAG TTTTGAGCCATGTCCTTCTGTTCAGTCTTTAAAGATAGGCAACATAGAGGTCCAAGGTTCCCACGACATCCTCTACACTCATCACAGGATCAACGAAAGTGAACGGAAAGTGGAGAAACCCCGCATTATCGCAGTTTGTAAG GTCAGCAGGCATAAACCTATGCCACCATGCAGGATTGAAATTACATCTAGTAGCAAAACCAGAGGAAAATCAGCTGAAACAGAGCAAATTCCATCATCATCTACAGCAAGTGAAAATGGACACTGTCCCATCATTGAACAGTTATCTGAAGAGATGATTGGACAACATTGTGGAGAGCTGTTGTTGAAGTACAGCCAGTCCATTGGACATGGTTCAATATTTGGCATTGTTGTACAACAGACTCAA gtGACATTAACTGAACTAAGAATGACAGAAAcacaatatcaaaatataaaagccgGCAATTTTACTCACTGTGAGTTAGACAAGCCATCTTTTATGTACACTAGACCATACAACTTTATGAAAATGGAAGACTTGGAGAAGCTTGTGGAGCCATTTATCATGTTTGGTCTTGAACCCTAA
- the LOC128159888 gene encoding uncharacterized protein LOC128159888 isoform X2 yields MHGVTTCFYYLEPMNDDQCIYSQTRSKCIRFIALLVIFSDNLVNAMETSNTHFGSNCTGQTEINENQQFYVMFGGGKARISCDYFVFRGRVESTRDSYKICIIPQYFFDPSCAVSLKYASSANGNTLESLNCTQIFHLEFCGALNQQLYISVDRVGRVSTRDTRFKLLVHVLIEANDTSWREVTVGVAVVLAFVIVLVVSCCKWRWKKCPCTQQSVTATTQTYSTDLELQRRTAFTTPANNTDMDVINRWSGPPPEYSVSCPVERSRSNATESMYQTSQINAAESTYPTANYQRNPWFLRNTPNANLDPPPEYSVSCITGRTVPSEFQDSRDPGVCRQTTESQCCDPPPSYEEAVNSS; encoded by the exons ATGCACGGCGTAACTACATGTTTCTATTACCTGGAACCAAT GAATGATGACCAGTGCATATATTCACAAACCAGATCGAAATGCATTCGTTTCATTGCATTGCTGGTTATATTTTCTGATAATCTTGTGAACGCTATGGAAACATCCAACACAC ATTTTGGCAGTAACTGCACAGGACAgacagaaattaatgaaaaccaACAATTCTACGTAATGTTCGGCGGAGGAAAAGCACGCATATCCTGCGATTACTTCGTGTTCCGAGGAAGAGTGGAAAGCACACGGGACAGTTACAAAATTTGCATCATCCCTCAGTATTTCTTTGATCCGTCTTGTGCCGTGAGCTTGAAATATGCATCTTCTGCCAATGGCAATACGCTAGAG AGTTTGAATTGTACGCAAATCTTCCATTTGGAGTTCTGTGGGGCTCTGAATCAGCAGCTGTATATCTCTGTGGACAGAGTGGGTAGGGTGTCTACACGAGATACTAGATTCAAACTCCTGGTGCATGTCTTAATTGAAGCTA ACGACACTTCTTGGCGTGAAGTGACAGTAGGGGTGGCTGTAGTACTCGCATTCGTCATAGTTCTGGTTGTATCGTGCTGTAAATGGCGATGGAAAAAATGCCCATGCACCCAACAGTCTGTCACAG CTACAACTCAGACATATTCAACTGATCTAGAACTTCAACGAAGGACCGCCTTTACAACTCCCGCCAACAATACCGACATGGACGTGATAAACAGATGGTCGGGTCCTCCACCCGAATACTCAGTGTCGTGTCCCGTGGAGAGATCCCGAAGCAATGCAACGGAAAGTATGTACCAAACTTCCCAAATCAACGCAGCAGAGAGCACCTACCCAACTGCGAACTACCAAAGAAACCCATGGTTCCTAAGGAACACACCAAACGCAAACCTAGATCCTCCCCCGGAGTACTCTGTGTCATGTATAACTGGTAGAACTGTACCGTCCGAGTTCCAAGACTCCCGGGATCCCGGTGTGTGTCGCCAGACGACAGAATCACAGTGTTGTGATCCTCCCCCTAGCTATGAAGAAGCGGTCAACAGCAGCTGA
- the LOC128159888 gene encoding uncharacterized protein LOC128159888 isoform X1 yields the protein MHGVTTCFYYLEPMNDDQCIYSQTRSKCIRFIALLVIFSDNLVNAMETSNTLDFGSNCTGQTEINENQQFYVMFGGGKARISCDYFVFRGRVESTRDSYKICIIPQYFFDPSCAVSLKYASSANGNTLESLNCTQIFHLEFCGALNQQLYISVDRVGRVSTRDTRFKLLVHVLIEANDTSWREVTVGVAVVLAFVIVLVVSCCKWRWKKCPCTQQSVTATTQTYSTDLELQRRTAFTTPANNTDMDVINRWSGPPPEYSVSCPVERSRSNATESMYQTSQINAAESTYPTANYQRNPWFLRNTPNANLDPPPEYSVSCITGRTVPSEFQDSRDPGVCRQTTESQCCDPPPSYEEAVNSS from the exons ATGCACGGCGTAACTACATGTTTCTATTACCTGGAACCAAT GAATGATGACCAGTGCATATATTCACAAACCAGATCGAAATGCATTCGTTTCATTGCATTGCTGGTTATATTTTCTGATAATCTTGTGAACGCTATGGAAACATCCAACACAC TAGATTTTGGCAGTAACTGCACAGGACAgacagaaattaatgaaaaccaACAATTCTACGTAATGTTCGGCGGAGGAAAAGCACGCATATCCTGCGATTACTTCGTGTTCCGAGGAAGAGTGGAAAGCACACGGGACAGTTACAAAATTTGCATCATCCCTCAGTATTTCTTTGATCCGTCTTGTGCCGTGAGCTTGAAATATGCATCTTCTGCCAATGGCAATACGCTAGAG AGTTTGAATTGTACGCAAATCTTCCATTTGGAGTTCTGTGGGGCTCTGAATCAGCAGCTGTATATCTCTGTGGACAGAGTGGGTAGGGTGTCTACACGAGATACTAGATTCAAACTCCTGGTGCATGTCTTAATTGAAGCTA ACGACACTTCTTGGCGTGAAGTGACAGTAGGGGTGGCTGTAGTACTCGCATTCGTCATAGTTCTGGTTGTATCGTGCTGTAAATGGCGATGGAAAAAATGCCCATGCACCCAACAGTCTGTCACAG CTACAACTCAGACATATTCAACTGATCTAGAACTTCAACGAAGGACCGCCTTTACAACTCCCGCCAACAATACCGACATGGACGTGATAAACAGATGGTCGGGTCCTCCACCCGAATACTCAGTGTCGTGTCCCGTGGAGAGATCCCGAAGCAATGCAACGGAAAGTATGTACCAAACTTCCCAAATCAACGCAGCAGAGAGCACCTACCCAACTGCGAACTACCAAAGAAACCCATGGTTCCTAAGGAACACACCAAACGCAAACCTAGATCCTCCCCCGGAGTACTCTGTGTCATGTATAACTGGTAGAACTGTACCGTCCGAGTTCCAAGACTCCCGGGATCCCGGTGTGTGTCGCCAGACGACAGAATCACAGTGTTGTGATCCTCCCCCTAGCTATGAAGAAGCGGTCAACAGCAGCTGA